In Desulfuromonas acetoxidans DSM 684, one genomic interval encodes:
- a CDS encoding methyl-accepting chemotaxis protein — MFRNLKLRNKILIPTMLVVMFSLTLVSVLLVYWASMSAIKEAKQLAQETASHNAVVVKDFINPIMEQARSLASIYVATIENGHTLDRAVFDDFQTGMLKHEPEFLGIWTVFEPNALDGKDNEYSNANAHHDATGRYEPYFFRTSDGLGSRPCSEAEDGLWYTVPRATKKDYLTAPYSYDVDGRLVLGIDSAIPIIVNGKFVGSTGIDYEVTDFVKLSRSITPFETGQAYIVADDGQFVGHPSDELITKKLADGLGQAMASEISTAIKAGTIFQKEVENEEGDIYRIFVPVPVTETQNWALGIDIPMDKVLATAHSMFWRSFWIGLCVVAGLAVILFWLAHSIAAPLVRATELAKTIGNGDLSQRLSVDTKDETGMLAGALNAMADNLEKKAELAKNIAANNLTGDAEVASEKDTLGIALRQMTENLNNVLNSVRGAAEDVDSASGQVSSASDALAQGATEQAASLEEISSSLAEITSQTKENATSAAKANRMAGDVRGDAEKSKHDMDAMTNAMAEVSDASSAIAKIIKVIDEIAFQTNLLALNAAVEAARAGQHGKGFAVVAEEVRSLASRSAKAAQETADLIEGSVNKVDNTNRLVGQAANSLEGVVKSIDDMATLVDAIAHASDTQSTGLIEISQALQQVDTVTQQNTASAEQTSAAAQELSGQASALNSLISTFELKQMNRVKPLALPKSDNPISGEWGMSSGLIASDD, encoded by the coding sequence ATGTTCAGAAATTTAAAACTACGCAATAAGATACTGATTCCGACAATGCTGGTGGTCATGTTCTCTCTGACTCTAGTCTCCGTATTGCTCGTCTATTGGGCCAGTATGTCTGCCATTAAAGAGGCGAAACAACTGGCACAAGAAACCGCTTCACATAATGCTGTCGTGGTCAAAGATTTTATTAACCCGATTATGGAGCAGGCAAGAAGTCTGGCCAGCATCTACGTTGCAACCATTGAGAACGGCCACACCCTTGATCGTGCAGTTTTTGACGACTTCCAAACGGGCATGCTGAAACACGAACCTGAATTTCTCGGAATCTGGACTGTCTTTGAACCAAATGCTCTGGATGGAAAGGATAACGAATACAGCAACGCCAACGCTCACCATGATGCCACAGGGCGCTATGAACCCTATTTTTTCCGCACCAGTGATGGTCTCGGATCACGCCCGTGCAGTGAGGCGGAAGACGGTCTATGGTACACCGTTCCCCGCGCCACCAAGAAGGATTACCTGACCGCGCCCTATTCTTATGACGTCGACGGACGGCTGGTTCTCGGCATTGACTCTGCCATTCCGATCATTGTCAACGGCAAGTTTGTAGGCTCGACAGGAATCGATTACGAAGTCACTGATTTTGTTAAACTTTCTCGTTCCATTACCCCTTTTGAAACAGGCCAAGCTTATATTGTTGCAGATGATGGTCAATTTGTCGGCCATCCCTCCGACGAATTGATCACCAAAAAGCTGGCGGACGGGCTGGGACAGGCCATGGCTTCCGAGATCTCAACCGCGATAAAAGCGGGAACGATTTTTCAAAAAGAAGTTGAAAACGAAGAGGGCGATATCTACCGAATTTTTGTTCCCGTCCCGGTCACGGAAACTCAGAACTGGGCTCTGGGTATCGATATCCCCATGGACAAGGTCCTGGCAACAGCGCATAGCATGTTCTGGCGCAGTTTCTGGATCGGTCTTTGTGTCGTGGCAGGACTGGCCGTTATTCTTTTCTGGCTGGCACACTCCATTGCCGCCCCACTCGTCAGGGCGACCGAACTGGCAAAAACGATCGGCAATGGTGATTTGTCTCAGCGTCTTTCGGTCGACACTAAAGATGAAACCGGAATGCTGGCAGGTGCTCTGAATGCTATGGCCGACAACCTGGAGAAAAAAGCCGAACTGGCAAAAAATATTGCCGCCAACAACCTGACCGGAGACGCCGAGGTTGCTTCAGAAAAAGACACCCTCGGCATCGCACTCAGGCAAATGACAGAAAACTTGAACAATGTGCTGAATTCCGTACGTGGAGCCGCCGAAGATGTGGACAGCGCTTCAGGACAGGTTTCATCAGCAAGTGACGCACTGGCTCAAGGAGCAACAGAACAAGCCGCAAGTCTGGAGGAGATTTCCAGCTCGCTCGCTGAAATCACCTCCCAAACCAAAGAGAATGCCACCAGCGCCGCCAAAGCCAATCGGATGGCCGGTGATGTACGTGGCGATGCTGAGAAAAGCAAACACGACATGGATGCCATGACCAACGCCATGGCGGAGGTCAGTGATGCTTCTTCAGCCATTGCAAAAATCATCAAAGTGATTGACGAAATTGCCTTTCAGACCAATTTGCTGGCCTTGAATGCCGCAGTCGAAGCCGCACGTGCCGGGCAGCACGGTAAAGGGTTTGCCGTTGTTGCTGAAGAGGTGCGCAGCCTTGCCAGTCGCAGCGCTAAAGCCGCGCAGGAAACCGCCGATCTGATTGAAGGCTCGGTAAACAAGGTGGACAACACCAACCGTCTGGTGGGACAGGCAGCTAACAGCCTTGAAGGCGTGGTAAAGAGTATCGACGATATGGCCACTCTGGTTGACGCCATCGCCCACGCCTCCGACACGCAATCGACGGGTCTGATTGAGATCTCCCAAGCACTGCAACAGGTTGACACGGTCACACAGCAGAATACCGCCAGCGCCGAACAAACCTCTGCTGCAGCACAAGAGCTTTCGGGGCAGGCATCGGCTCTAAACAGCCTGATCAGTACATTTGAACTTAAACAGATGAACCGGGTCAAACCCTTAGCACTACCGAAGAGTGACAACCCCATCTCTGGAGAGTGGGGAATGTCCTCCGGCCTTATCGCCTCTGACGATTAG
- the ilvB gene encoding acetolactate synthase large subunit, which translates to MHHMNGAELTIALLERQGITTISGIPGGTNLPLYTALSHSQHIRHVLARHEQGAGFIAQGMARSTGQAAVCFATSGPGATNLLTAIADAKLDSTPIVCITGQVHSDMIGTDAFQEVDIYGMSIPITKHNFQVRSAAELLEVIPQAFELALSGRPGPVLVDIPKDVQTEILEFADWPVPGQAAAIAPCNARALENAARMIAAAQRPILYLGGGVVSADAGATACTLAENNDIPMVTTMMALGAIRCDHPLNLGMFGMHGSKKTNLLMQEADLLIVAGARFDDRATGKIGEFCPQANVIHIDIDASEIHKLRSAHIGVHGDVGEALTQLNTLLPQHSRPEWIGQAKQARRDTSTVVALTGKDQIRPFELIRDIAEHVGEQAFIATDVGQHQMWTAQHYPFCRNRHWLTSGGLGTMGFGLPTAIGAALANPENPVVCFSGDGSFLMNIQELATLAQEQLNVKIILLDNQALGLVRQQQSLFYDNRLFASEFAQAIDFVAIAQGFGIKAMRLTTTNADTLAETLQQPGPCLIHVPIDRREMVFPMVPPGAANTTMLEGECHACA; encoded by the coding sequence ATGCACCACATGAACGGAGCCGAGCTCACCATCGCCCTGCTCGAACGCCAGGGGATCACCACCATCAGCGGTATTCCCGGCGGCACTAATCTGCCGCTCTATACCGCGCTGTCCCATTCCCAACACATTCGCCATGTCCTGGCCCGCCATGAACAGGGGGCCGGATTTATCGCCCAGGGCATGGCACGCTCCACCGGTCAGGCCGCGGTCTGTTTTGCCACCTCCGGTCCGGGTGCCACTAACCTGCTCACCGCCATTGCCGACGCCAAACTCGATTCGACACCCATCGTCTGCATTACCGGCCAGGTGCACAGTGACATGATCGGCACCGACGCCTTTCAGGAGGTGGATATCTACGGCATGTCCATCCCCATCACCAAGCACAATTTCCAGGTGCGCAGTGCCGCCGAACTGCTTGAGGTGATTCCGCAGGCGTTTGAGTTGGCCCTGTCCGGTCGGCCCGGCCCGGTTCTCGTTGATATCCCCAAGGATGTTCAGACCGAAATTCTTGAGTTTGCCGACTGGCCGGTTCCGGGACAAGCCGCTGCCATCGCGCCATGCAACGCACGGGCGCTTGAAAATGCGGCGCGCATGATCGCTGCGGCCCAGCGGCCGATTCTCTATCTGGGTGGTGGCGTGGTCAGTGCCGATGCGGGTGCCACAGCCTGCACTCTGGCTGAGAATAATGACATCCCCATGGTCACCACCATGATGGCCCTTGGTGCCATCCGTTGCGATCATCCGCTTAACCTGGGTATGTTCGGCATGCACGGCAGCAAGAAAACCAATTTGCTCATGCAGGAGGCCGATTTGCTCATTGTTGCCGGGGCCCGTTTTGACGACCGCGCCACCGGTAAAATTGGCGAGTTCTGCCCCCAGGCCAATGTCATCCACATCGACATTGATGCCAGCGAAATCCATAAACTGCGCTCCGCCCATATCGGTGTCCATGGCGATGTCGGAGAAGCCTTGACACAGCTCAATACCCTGCTGCCCCAGCACTCCCGCCCCGAGTGGATCGGTCAGGCCAAACAGGCACGCCGCGACACCTCCACGGTGGTGGCACTGACCGGCAAAGACCAGATCCGGCCGTTTGAACTGATTCGCGACATTGCCGAACACGTTGGCGAACAGGCGTTTATCGCCACCGATGTCGGCCAGCACCAGATGTGGACGGCTCAGCATTACCCGTTTTGTCGTAACCGGCACTGGCTTACCTCCGGCGGACTCGGCACCATGGGCTTCGGCCTGCCCACCGCCATTGGCGCGGCATTGGCCAACCCGGAAAATCCGGTGGTCTGCTTCAGCGGCGACGGCAGTTTCCTGATGAACATTCAGGAACTGGCCACCCTGGCCCAGGAACAACTCAACGTCAAAATCATCCTGCTCGACAATCAGGCTCTCGGCCTGGTGCGTCAACAGCAGAGCCTGTTTTACGACAACCGTCTGTTTGCCTCCGAGTTCGCCCAGGCCATTGATTTTGTCGCCATTGCCCAAGGGTTCGGCATCAAGGCCATGCGCCTGACGACCACCAATGCCGACACACTGGCGGAGACGTTGCAACAACCCGGCCCCTGTCTGATTCATGTCCCCATCGACCGGCGGGAAATGGTTTTCCCCATGGTCCCCCCCGGAGCCGCCAACACCACCATGCTGGAAGGAGAGTGCCATGCCTGCGCCTGA
- the ilvN gene encoding acetolactate synthase small subunit, which produces MPAPDTRRETVLELRVNNHPGVMSHVVGLFARRRYNVEAILCLPVDDGAQSDIWLLVNESDRLSQIISQVEKLADVRTVVRHAEDSCLFADLRQQMYGGGELKESA; this is translated from the coding sequence ATGCCTGCGCCTGATACCCGTCGTGAAACCGTTCTTGAATTGAGAGTGAATAACCACCCCGGCGTCATGTCGCACGTTGTCGGCCTGTTTGCCCGACGTCGCTATAATGTCGAGGCGATCCTCTGCCTGCCCGTGGATGATGGGGCGCAAAGTGATATCTGGTTGCTGGTCAATGAGAGTGATCGGCTGTCGCAGATTATCAGCCAGGTGGAGAAGCTTGCCGATGTGCGTACGGTTGTGCGCCATGCGGAGGATAGTTGCCTGTTTGCTGATTTGCGGCAGCAGATGTATGGAGGTGGGGAGCTTAAAGAGAGTGCTTAG
- a CDS encoding DUF1847 domain-containing protein produces MTEKNPLPTCAVCPVEVPERICRKEEGKAPANCPTTRSPEILRETLEIMKDPDVMEMVRQASIQEGEAYGDRDKGYANIRPIKPRIQETIEFAQKMKFKRICLIFCIGMRKEAEIIHRIFKDNGFETISVMCKAGAVSKEEIGLLREQQIDVTNFEAMCNPILQALTANHHQSDLNVLFGLCVGHDALFLKYAEGYSTVLASKDRLLAHNPLAAIYQYDSYYRYLKNPL; encoded by the coding sequence ATGACCGAGAAAAACCCATTGCCGACCTGTGCGGTCTGCCCCGTGGAAGTCCCTGAACGCATCTGCCGCAAGGAAGAGGGCAAAGCACCGGCCAACTGCCCGACAACCCGTTCCCCGGAAATTTTGCGCGAGACTCTGGAAATTATGAAAGACCCGGACGTGATGGAGATGGTGCGTCAGGCGTCGATTCAGGAGGGGGAAGCCTACGGTGACCGCGACAAGGGCTACGCCAACATTCGCCCGATCAAACCGCGTATTCAGGAAACCATCGAGTTTGCCCAGAAGATGAAGTTCAAGCGCATCTGCCTGATTTTTTGCATCGGCATGCGTAAGGAAGCCGAGATTATTCACCGGATTTTTAAAGACAACGGTTTTGAGACAATTTCAGTGATGTGCAAGGCGGGGGCGGTTTCCAAAGAGGAGATCGGCTTGTTACGCGAGCAGCAGATCGATGTGACGAATTTTGAAGCGATGTGCAATCCGATCCTGCAGGCGTTGACCGCCAATCACCATCAGTCCGACCTCAACGTCCTGTTCGGTCTTTGCGTCGGTCACGATGCCCTGTTTCTCAAATATGCCGAAGGCTACAGTACGGTTCTGGCGAGTAAAGATCGCTTATTGGCACATAACCCGCTGGCCGCGATTTACCAGTATGACAGCTACTATCGCTATTTGAAAAATCCGCTTTAG
- a CDS encoding alpha/beta hydrolase, translated as MKSVITQAVSIPVKPSTSGNSTTNGCLYGSGKTAVILSNMDTNDQAEWDAVVEELVANDRMVVTYDYLQQQDDQSSILADVISFVCTAGVKSVILVGASRGGVASIKVAANTKDNHCILGVVALSAPIEYEGIVFYSKEELSRIKMPKLLINSELDDGADDTREMFQLLAEPKELLFYPGDAHGTQLFTREHQAIITELRDFIAVATGGM; from the coding sequence ATGAAATCCGTGATCACGCAAGCGGTAAGCATACCTGTTAAACCGTCTACCTCTGGGAATAGCACGACAAATGGCTGTCTGTATGGTTCGGGTAAAACGGCTGTTATCCTTTCCAATATGGACACCAATGACCAGGCGGAGTGGGATGCGGTTGTTGAGGAGCTTGTTGCAAATGACAGGATGGTTGTTACCTATGATTATCTGCAGCAGCAGGATGACCAGTCATCAATTTTGGCAGATGTCATTTCATTTGTTTGCACTGCCGGGGTAAAGAGCGTCATCCTGGTTGGCGCCAGCCGGGGTGGTGTTGCATCGATTAAAGTTGCAGCAAATACAAAAGATAACCATTGTATTCTCGGCGTTGTGGCGCTTTCTGCTCCCATTGAATATGAGGGGATCGTTTTTTACAGCAAGGAAGAGTTGAGCCGAATTAAAATGCCCAAGCTGTTGATCAATTCGGAACTAGATGATGGTGCCGACGATACTCGCGAAATGTTCCAGTTGCTTGCAGAACCAAAAGAGCTGCTTTTCTACCCTGGCGATGCTCACGGGACACAACTTTTTACGCGAGAGCACCAAGCGATCATCACAGAGCTGCGGGATTTCATCGCTGTTGCTACTGGAGGGATGTAA
- the fsa gene encoding fructose-6-phosphate aldolase has product MEFFIDTAITDEIKQASELGLVDGVTTNPSLIAKSGRDFKEVITEITGIVDGPISAEVIALDAEGMVSEGRELAKIHPNIVIKVPMTEEGLKATRIFSGEGIKTNVTLIFSPLQALLAAKAGATYVSPFVGRLDDISQEGMDGVDQIRTIFDNFGYTTKIIVASIRTPMHVLNAALIGADICTIPFSVIKQLAKHPLTDIGIEKFLADWEKTK; this is encoded by the coding sequence ATGGAATTTTTTATCGATACCGCGATTACTGACGAAATCAAACAGGCCAGTGAACTGGGTCTGGTCGATGGAGTCACCACCAACCCGTCGCTGATCGCCAAAAGCGGTCGTGATTTTAAAGAGGTGATCACTGAGATCACCGGCATTGTTGATGGCCCGATCTCCGCCGAGGTGATTGCGCTGGATGCCGAGGGCATGGTGTCTGAAGGGCGCGAGCTGGCCAAGATTCATCCCAACATCGTCATCAAAGTGCCGATGACGGAGGAAGGTCTTAAGGCCACGCGTATTTTCAGTGGCGAAGGGATCAAGACCAACGTGACGTTGATCTTCTCGCCGTTGCAGGCACTGCTGGCTGCTAAAGCCGGGGCTACTTATGTGTCGCCGTTTGTTGGGCGTCTGGATGATATCAGTCAGGAAGGGATGGACGGTGTTGATCAGATTCGCACCATCTTTGATAACTTCGGTTACACCACCAAGATTATCGTCGCGTCTATTCGTACCCCGATGCATGTGTTGAATGCTGCGTTGATTGGTGCTGATATTTGTACGATTCCGTTTTCGGTGATTAAGCAGTTGGCCAAGCATCCTTTGACGGATATTGGGATTGAGAAGTTTTTGGCGGATTGGGAGAAAACCAAGTAA
- a CDS encoding PP0621 family protein, protein MIVRLVLLGILAFLGYTIFTALLRSLGGGASPPANKQADPDRMMPCSQCDTYVPETDMIEKRMGGQTLHFCSKECLNAYKKKK, encoded by the coding sequence ATGATTGTACGGCTCGTTTTATTAGGTATTCTGGCTTTTCTCGGCTACACGATCTTCACTGCCCTGTTGCGCAGTTTGGGTGGCGGCGCGTCGCCTCCTGCAAATAAACAGGCTGACCCGGATCGTATGATGCCCTGTTCGCAATGTGACACCTATGTGCCGGAAACCGACATGATTGAAAAACGTATGGGCGGACAAACGCTTCATTTTTGCAGCAAAGAGTGTCTTAACGCCTATAAGAAAAAGAAATAA
- the folK gene encoding 2-amino-4-hydroxy-6-hydroxymethyldihydropteridine diphosphokinase, producing MAHAQAVTAYIGLGANLGDCRQALLEARRQLDGDGVTVTASSPLYCTDPVGGPADQPRYYNAVVEISTTLSPLALLDRCQAVEQQAGRTRDIHWGPRTLDLDVLLYGDQCLDLPRLQVPHPHMHLRRFVLEPLCRLAPELIHPRLHQSMIFLLKQLPDDQGVDCIEEQW from the coding sequence GTGGCACACGCACAGGCGGTGACCGCCTACATTGGATTGGGGGCCAACCTTGGCGATTGCCGTCAGGCGTTGCTTGAGGCGCGCCGGCAGCTTGACGGAGATGGTGTTACGGTGACGGCCAGTTCGCCGTTGTACTGTACCGATCCGGTGGGTGGCCCTGCTGATCAGCCGCGTTATTACAATGCCGTGGTTGAAATCTCGACCACGCTGTCACCGCTGGCCTTGCTGGATCGCTGTCAAGCTGTTGAGCAACAGGCCGGGCGCACTCGTGATATCCATTGGGGGCCGCGTACGCTTGATCTTGATGTGCTGCTCTATGGCGATCAATGCCTTGACCTGCCACGTTTGCAGGTGCCCCATCCGCACATGCATCTGCGCCGTTTTGTTCTTGAACCGTTGTGCCGTCTGGCACCTGAGTTGATCCATCCCCGTCTTCACCAGAGCATGATTTTTCTGTTAAAGCAGCTTCCCGACGATCAAGGGGTAGACTGCATTGAGGAGCAATGGTAA
- a CDS encoding VOC family protein yields the protein MSLILTLAIDDLDRSESFYRDVLDLPVQRFRPDDAAHELLMLPQGDTTVLLREAEVLEARHPAAFQHLDRQNRGVGLSLDFQVTDLNLIHNNLRRREHTCLYESEDQEHGIHELWLYDPDHYLLILTQVTQPG from the coding sequence ATGAGCCTAATCCTCACTCTGGCCATCGACGACCTCGACCGCAGCGAATCCTTCTACCGCGATGTCCTCGATCTGCCGGTGCAACGCTTTCGCCCCGATGACGCCGCCCACGAACTGCTGATGTTACCGCAGGGCGATACCACTGTGCTGCTGCGTGAAGCCGAGGTCCTCGAAGCACGTCACCCGGCAGCGTTTCAGCATCTTGACCGCCAGAATCGCGGCGTCGGCCTGTCACTCGATTTTCAAGTGACGGATCTGAACCTCATCCACAACAACCTGCGCCGCCGCGAACACACCTGTCTGTATGAATCAGAGGATCAGGAGCACGGCATCCATGAGCTGTGGCTGTACGACCCCGACCACTACCTGCTTATTCTGACTCAGGTGACGCAGCCGGGGTAG
- the pcnB gene encoding polynucleotide adenylyltransferase PcnB, with amino-acid sequence MPVEPVIISRDQHCVSRSMMDENSLKVLYRLRQHGYTAYLVGGSVRDLLLGRKPKDFDVGTDATPEQVRKLFRNCRLIGRRFRLAHIMFGRHCLIEVATFRRKPDPDEIPDAEEDGPNHFAENVFGTPEEDAFRRDFTINALFYDIENYSIVDYVGGLQDLHDGIIRVIGDPDERFHEDPVRMLRALEFSARLDFELEQSIIPAMDRCGELLLTASPARIREEIMELFRHKVAGQVLQKADRYGLLSYLVPNFVAERAHFDLLRELDMRTASGVRIREYFALAAMYVGPFVRQCNPDMNIGDVHKLANLVLAPHCRFFSIANGIKHQARELLIGFYRFYRGRGRRGEQRFLRHPSTPEAFELFRLWVEACEGDRELLKLWQQALDGEEPEPKKQPRKRRPRRRRRKPSGSTPAASPESE; translated from the coding sequence ATGCCTGTTGAACCCGTTATCATTTCTCGTGATCAACACTGTGTTTCCCGTTCGATGATGGACGAGAATAGCCTGAAAGTTCTCTACCGTTTGCGTCAGCACGGTTATACGGCCTATCTGGTTGGCGGCAGCGTCCGCGACCTGTTGCTCGGGCGCAAGCCCAAAGATTTTGATGTCGGCACCGATGCCACTCCCGAACAGGTGCGCAAACTGTTTCGTAACTGTCGTCTCATCGGTCGTCGCTTTCGCCTGGCCCATATCATGTTTGGTCGCCATTGTCTGATTGAGGTGGCCACCTTTCGCCGCAAGCCCGACCCGGATGAAATTCCCGACGCCGAAGAGGATGGTCCCAATCATTTTGCTGAGAACGTCTTCGGCACCCCTGAAGAGGATGCCTTTCGGCGCGATTTCACCATCAACGCGCTGTTTTACGATATTGAAAACTATTCCATCGTCGATTATGTCGGCGGTCTGCAGGATCTGCACGATGGCATCATTCGTGTCATTGGTGATCCCGACGAACGTTTTCACGAAGATCCGGTGCGTATGCTACGTGCTTTGGAATTTTCCGCCCGCCTTGATTTTGAGTTGGAGCAAAGCATTATTCCGGCCATGGATCGCTGCGGCGAGCTGCTGCTGACCGCTTCACCGGCGCGTATTCGCGAAGAGATCATGGAGCTGTTCCGCCATAAAGTGGCTGGACAAGTGTTGCAGAAAGCCGACCGTTACGGCCTGTTGTCCTATCTGGTTCCTAACTTTGTCGCCGAGCGCGCCCATTTTGACTTGCTGCGCGAACTCGATATGCGCACGGCCAGCGGCGTACGTATCCGCGAATATTTTGCTCTGGCCGCCATGTATGTCGGACCGTTTGTCCGTCAGTGTAATCCGGATATGAACATTGGTGACGTGCACAAGCTGGCCAATCTGGTGCTGGCACCGCATTGTCGCTTTTTCAGCATTGCCAATGGCATCAAGCATCAGGCGCGCGAATTGTTGATTGGTTTTTACCGCTTTTATCGTGGCCGCGGGCGTCGTGGCGAACAGCGCTTTTTGCGCCATCCGAGTACGCCGGAAGCGTTTGAACTGTTTCGTTTGTGGGTGGAAGCCTGCGAAGGGGATCGCGAGTTGTTGAAACTCTGGCAGCAGGCGTTGGACGGTGAAGAGCCGGAACCGAAAAAACAGCCGCGTAAGCGCAGGCCTCGGCGCAGAAGGCGCAAGCCGAGCGGATCTACCCCGGCTGCGTCACCTGAGTCAGAATAA
- the miaA gene encoding tRNA (adenosine(37)-N6)-dimethylallyltransferase MiaA: MTSSATNLVVLLGATATGKTRLAVEAARLLQAEIISADSRQVYRGMDLGTGKDLAEYEEIPYHLIDIVDPGYEFNVFEFQQRFCQAFETIEQRGHLPLLCGGTGLYLDAVLGDYRLAQVPHNDALRQELEPLDDEQLRDRLVQLAPNQHNDTDLQERERTIRAIEIASAPPAEPHPVLEKLQPLVFGLHWERSVIRKRITARLKQRLDEGMIDEVARLHEQGTAWETLEFYGLEYRFIAQHLQGKLNRNDMVQKLNSAIHKFAKRQETWFRRMEKRGCTIHWLQGDQQPLAQMMEIISRDNESPERDSR, encoded by the coding sequence ATGACATCGTCAGCAACAAATCTGGTCGTTCTGCTCGGCGCAACGGCCACCGGCAAGACCCGACTGGCTGTGGAGGCCGCCCGCCTGCTTCAGGCGGAGATCATCTCAGCGGACTCGCGTCAGGTCTATCGGGGCATGGATCTCGGGACCGGCAAAGATCTGGCGGAGTACGAGGAGATCCCGTACCATCTGATTGATATTGTTGATCCGGGATACGAGTTCAACGTGTTTGAGTTTCAACAGCGCTTCTGTCAAGCGTTTGAAACTATTGAACAACGCGGACACCTGCCGCTGTTGTGCGGCGGCACCGGCCTGTACCTCGATGCAGTGCTCGGCGATTACCGTCTGGCCCAAGTACCGCATAATGACGCCCTGCGTCAGGAACTGGAACCGCTCGACGATGAGCAATTACGTGACCGGCTGGTGCAACTGGCCCCGAATCAACACAACGACACCGATCTGCAGGAGCGCGAGCGCACCATCCGTGCGATTGAGATTGCCAGCGCACCACCAGCCGAGCCGCATCCGGTGTTGGAGAAATTGCAGCCGCTGGTGTTTGGATTACACTGGGAGCGCAGTGTGATTCGCAAACGGATCACCGCACGGCTCAAGCAGCGACTGGATGAAGGGATGATCGACGAAGTGGCCCGGCTTCACGAACAGGGAACCGCCTGGGAAACTCTGGAATTTTACGGTCTCGAGTACCGTTTTATTGCCCAACATCTGCAGGGCAAGCTGAATCGCAACGACATGGTGCAAAAGCTCAACAGCGCCATCCACAAGTTTGCCAAACGGCAGGAAACGTGGTTCCGCCGGATGGAAAAGCGTGGCTGCACCATTCACTGGCTACAAGGGGATCAACAACCGTTGGCGCAGATGATGGAGATCATCAGCCGCGATAACGAGAGTCCTGAACGGGACAGCAGGTAA
- a CDS encoding PilZ domain-containing protein: MKDQEQPEQPTADQRAKLRAPLMIKRIRLDDGEKAFFGYSTNLSCSGLFISTVNPADPGSRFQIEIPLPEPINRDVRCQCETVWKRSYSPKSPYEPGMGLRFIDLSEEDKQEIDTWAKAQQADNDERD, from the coding sequence ATGAAAGATCAGGAGCAACCGGAGCAGCCAACGGCAGACCAGCGAGCCAAGTTGCGTGCGCCGCTGATGATCAAACGTATTCGCCTTGATGATGGTGAAAAAGCCTTTTTTGGCTATTCGACCAACCTCAGTTGCAGCGGATTGTTTATCTCCACCGTAAATCCGGCGGATCCGGGTAGCCGCTTTCAGATCGAAATTCCGCTGCCGGAACCGATCAACCGCGATGTACGCTGTCAGTGTGAAACGGTATGGAAACGCAGCTATTCTCCCAAGAGCCCCTATGAGCCGGGCATGGGACTGCGCTTTATTGATCTATCGGAAGAGGATAAGCAGGAGATTGACACCTGGGCCAAGGCCCAACAGGCGGATAACGATGAGAGGGATTAA